CCTTAGCCAGGGGAACGTTGTAAATTTCGGCGCTCAATAAGCCTTTTTTATACCGAACAGTTAGTTTGGGATGGGTAATGTCCTGTTTTTTGGTATGGGGAGTAACGGTTGCTGGAGGGCTGGCGGCGTGAGAGCTCGCTAAAAACAACACGAGGACAGGTAACCCGATGATAAGTACCATTGCTAGGCGAGCATTCATAATATTTTCTTCTTTGATGATAGAGAATAAAGGATGGACATCCCTCCTCGTGGTGCAGGAGGGATGCCAAGCTGCCCTTATTGGGCAGGGTTTTCAATGACGGGAGGTACAGGTATAGGCGGTAGAATGATAAATCCAAGCCGTTTCTTAAAGCAATTAATGGTCATCGACGCATCATCCACTACGGCGCTTCCATTCCCATTCGATCTTCTAGCCCGCCAACGGAAAGTATGCACGCCAGCCGGGACGGTGAAAAAAGCAGTACTGCCAATTTCGATCACATTAGGATCATCGACGCCAGGGTTGTTGTTGAGTTCAACTGTACGTGTGACTCCGGCTGCTGGAACCGCGCCATCAAGGCTGAGGCCAAAGGTGTATTGATGGTTGCCAGTGTTGCCACTGACATGCCTTGCATCCGCACTGCCAACGACAGTGCAGTAATGAGTATGGTTTGACAAAAGAACGGGAATGCTTAAGATATTTCGCCAACTGCCATTGTTAAGGGTGACGTTGCTAGTCCTTGAGGAGCCCGTTGCGCCACTATGGGCAAATGCTGGCTGAGAGGCAAAAGCCAGCAAGAGCGGGAATAGTGCGAGCAGCAGCGGGTAATTTTTTGTAACCTTTGTTAGATGGTAAGTATTCATGAGTGGCATCCTCGTAGTAGTCAAGTGACTATCCAGAAGTTTCAGTCAATCCTGGGACCTTGATATGAGGATATGTCTCCAGAAAAATGCTTACCAGGAAGTTTGATACCGGAATTTTGTTAAATTAATTACAAGCGAGTTATTAACAGTACCAGCGCTTGAGTGCGTTGGAATTTATCTTGGGTATTAGAGAATTTAAGAAGCGGGATTGCTTATCTCCAGCAGATAATCCAAAGACCGCAGCTTTATCGGTTAGGTTGGAAAAATTAAGACCAGCAATACCGTATGGGCCGGCAGGAGACACCGGAAGAGGATATGGTTACTGGGGTTAATATATGGGAAGGGAAGGGGTGGAGATAGGAGCTATATGGCTATTCGTCTTCCAGGCAGGCACCGCCAAGACAGTAGCCCCAGGGGGTTATCCTTTGACTAATCCGGCGAAACCCATAAAGGCCATGGACATTAACCCGGCGGTAATCAGCCCGATGGCGGGACCCTGAAAAGGTTGGGGCACTTCTGCTGCCGCAATCCGTTCACGCAGGGCGGCAAATAAGATCAATACCAGGGAGAAGCCAACAGCGGCGCCGAAGCCATAGAGCGCCGAGGATAGGAAGCCATGTTGGTGCTGAATATTTAGCAGGGCCACTCCCAGTACCGCGCAGTTAGTGGTGATCAGTGGTAAAAAAATTCCTAATACCTGATACAAAAGCGGACTGGTTTTATGGACCACCATTTCCGTAAATTGCACCACAAAAGCGATGGCCAGGATAAAGGCGATGGTCCGCAGGTATTCGATTCCCAAGGGCGTCAATAGGTATTCATTAATTAAATAGCTGCACACTGAGGATAGGGTAAGTACAAAAGTTGTCGCCAGTCCCATACCTATTGCAGTTTCCAGCTTTCGGGAGACTCCCATAAAGGGACAGAGTCCTAGAAATTTCACGAGCACAAAATTGTTGACCAGCACCGTGCTGACTAAAATAAGGGCATATTCGCTCATGGGGAAACCTATGCTTATTTGACCCGCATTCCGGGTCGGGCTCCTTCGTCTGGGTTAAGCAGATAAATTTCCTTACCGCCTGGACCCGCTGCCAGCACCATGCCTTCAGAGATTCCAAAGCGCATTTTTCGGGGGGCTAAATTGGCAACCATCACCGTGAGGCGGCCAACCAAACTTTCGGGTGCATAAGCGGCTTTGATCCCGGCAAAGACCTGGCGCGTCTCGCCATCTAAATCCAGTTCCAGGCGCAGAAGTTTGTCGGCTCCTTCCACTTGTTCCGCCTTCAGGATGCGAGCGATTCGTAAGTCGAGCTTGGCAAAACTCTCAAACTGAATGGTTTCGGCAATAGGATGTTCAGCCAAGAGAGCGGTTGGTTTAACCGCATTCGTATTTTGTTGCAGATGTTCTTTGGAGTCTTCAATCATGGCTTCTATCTTTATTTTTTCAGCACGGATCATCAAGGGTTCAAAACGATTAATAGTATGGTTAAGCAAGGGCGTATCGACATCGGACCAGGTCAGGGACTGGCTATTGAAGAATGCCTCGGCTTTTTCTGTTGTCATCGGCAAGACTGGCTTGAGGTAAATCATTAATTGCCGGAAGAGATTGAGCCCAAGGGTGCATACTTCCTGGACTTCCTGTTTTCGTTCTGGATCTTTAATTGCCACCCAGGGTTGCTGTTCATCAATATAGCGGTTAGCTTGATCCGCAAGGGCCATGATTTCACGCATAGCGTGGCCGAATTCCCGGGCTTCGTAGTGTTGGGCAAGGTGTTCGCTGGCAGCGACAAATTTTTGAAATAGCGATTTCTCTACCAATCGATCCGCAAGACGATTTTGAAAATGCTTGTTTATAAAACCCGCGCAGCGACTGGCGATATTGATCACTTTACCAACTAGATCAGCATTGACCCGAGACATAAAATCATCGAAATTCAGGTCTAGATCCTCAATGCCGCTGCCTAACTTGGCGGCAAAATAATAACGCAGGTACTCTGGATTTAAATGTTTGAGGTAGGTGCGGGCCTTGATAAAAGTTCCCCGGGATTTAGACATTTTTTGGCCATTGACGGTTAAAAAGCCGTGGGCAAAAATGGCCGTGGGTAAACGGAAGCCGGCACCGTGGAGCATGGCGGGCC
This sequence is a window from Nitrosococcus oceani ATCC 19707. Protein-coding genes within it:
- the metG gene encoding methionine--tRNA ligase codes for the protein MPRRILVTSALPYANGPIHLGHLVEYIQTDIWVRFQRMRGHECYYVCADDAHGTPIMLRAQQEGVTPETLIDQCSQEHQADFADFAISFDSYHSTHSAENRTLSETIYLRNRDKGHITTRIVRQAYDPVKGMFLPDRFIRGTCPRCDALDQYGDNCEVCGATYSPTELKEAISVLSGTPPIERESEHYFFKLNDFEPLLKRWTQGGHLQPEMANKLNEWFEAGLQDWDISRDAPYFGFPIPESTDKYFYVWLDAPIGYLASFKHLCDREGLDFDSFMTPHSTAELYHFIGKDILYFHALFWPAMLHGAGFRLPTAIFAHGFLTVNGQKMSKSRGTFIKARTYLKHLNPEYLRYYFAAKLGSGIEDLDLNFDDFMSRVNADLVGKVINIASRCAGFINKHFQNRLADRLVEKSLFQKFVAASEHLAQHYEAREFGHAMREIMALADQANRYIDEQQPWVAIKDPERKQEVQEVCTLGLNLFRQLMIYLKPVLPMTTEKAEAFFNSQSLTWSDVDTPLLNHTINRFEPLMIRAEKIKIEAMIEDSKEHLQQNTNAVKPTALLAEHPIAETIQFESFAKLDLRIARILKAEQVEGADKLLRLELDLDGETRQVFAGIKAAYAPESLVGRLTVMVANLAPRKMRFGISEGMVLAAGPGGKEIYLLNPDEGARPGMRVK
- the rsxA gene encoding electron transport complex subunit RsxA; its protein translation is MSEYALILVSTVLVNNFVLVKFLGLCPFMGVSRKLETAIGMGLATTFVLTLSSVCSYLINEYLLTPLGIEYLRTIAFILAIAFVVQFTEMVVHKTSPLLYQVLGIFLPLITTNCAVLGVALLNIQHQHGFLSSALYGFGAAVGFSLVLILFAALRERIAAAEVPQPFQGPAIGLITAGLMSMAFMGFAGLVKG